One region of Parerythrobacter jejuensis genomic DNA includes:
- the lnt gene encoding apolipoprotein N-acyltransferase, translating to MERFLFRFPKSASFLLGGLAALGFPPLQLWPVALLAMGLFVLVVQRAETWRRALLLGWLFGISHFTLTNNWIATAFTHQSEMPEFLGWLAVPLLALYLAIYPALAAAGAQRFAPTDRPLVFALVFAGLWIVTEWLRSWVFTGYAWAPFSLTLLGHEAVPGLAMLLPWFGTYALSGFAILIGISVVALFAGRRFIPALAIAALVTAGMYLPRGEREEGTLRYTVVQPDLDQRELNDPREYEPAFLTLSALSTRKDGSAERVVFWPESGLPDYLREGYPERYYRATTAGGDPLLARARIGQVLDDTSMLLTGAVDLEIEGERAKAAYNVVTALDTNGTIAAGYRKAHLVPYGEYLALRWLLEPLGATRLVAGTIDFWPGPGPATLDLGLYGRAGIQICYEIVFSGQVTDRDERPDYIFNPSNDGWFGLWGPPQHFAQARMRAIEEGLPVIRSTTTGISGVIDADGIVRASLGSRKMDALHGFIPPAKQPTLFSRLGNVLALLWAGFFLALSLVAMRRRRG from the coding sequence ATGGAGCGGTTTCTCTTTCGTTTTCCAAAATCTGCCAGCTTCCTTCTAGGGGGGCTGGCAGCGCTTGGTTTCCCTCCCTTGCAATTGTGGCCCGTTGCCCTGCTTGCGATGGGCCTGTTTGTACTCGTCGTGCAGCGCGCGGAAACCTGGCGCCGAGCGCTTTTGCTCGGCTGGCTGTTCGGGATCAGCCATTTCACACTGACCAATAACTGGATCGCAACGGCATTTACGCACCAGTCGGAAATGCCAGAATTTCTCGGCTGGCTCGCGGTGCCGCTCTTGGCACTCTATCTGGCGATATATCCGGCCCTGGCTGCTGCTGGTGCCCAACGGTTCGCGCCCACAGATCGTCCCCTTGTCTTTGCCTTGGTGTTCGCCGGTCTCTGGATTGTCACCGAGTGGCTGCGGAGTTGGGTCTTTACAGGCTATGCGTGGGCCCCCTTCAGTCTGACTTTGCTGGGTCATGAAGCTGTGCCGGGATTGGCCATGCTACTCCCGTGGTTCGGAACCTACGCACTGTCAGGTTTTGCCATCCTGATCGGCATAAGCGTGGTGGCACTGTTTGCCGGGCGACGCTTCATCCCGGCTCTTGCCATCGCTGCACTGGTAACCGCCGGTATGTATCTGCCACGCGGCGAGCGAGAGGAAGGCACGCTGCGCTACACCGTTGTCCAGCCCGATCTCGACCAGCGCGAACTGAACGATCCGCGCGAATACGAACCGGCATTTCTGACGCTTTCGGCTTTGAGTACGCGCAAAGATGGATCTGCCGAGCGGGTCGTTTTCTGGCCAGAGTCCGGCCTGCCCGACTATCTCCGCGAAGGGTATCCAGAGCGATATTATCGCGCGACAACCGCAGGTGGTGACCCGCTGTTGGCGCGCGCACGAATTGGCCAAGTCCTCGATGATACGAGCATGCTGTTGACCGGGGCCGTCGACCTCGAAATCGAAGGCGAAAGGGCCAAGGCCGCCTACAATGTTGTGACGGCTCTCGACACCAATGGCACGATTGCGGCGGGATATCGCAAAGCGCATCTGGTGCCATATGGCGAGTATCTAGCCTTGCGCTGGTTGCTGGAGCCGCTCGGGGCAACGCGGCTGGTCGCGGGTACGATCGATTTCTGGCCAGGGCCGGGGCCGGCAACGCTTGATCTGGGCCTGTATGGCCGCGCGGGCATCCAGATTTGCTACGAAATAGTGTTCTCGGGGCAGGTTACGGATCGGGACGAGCGACCGGATTACATTTTTAATCCCTCCAATGATGGCTGGTTCGGGCTTTGGGGGCCTCCCCAGCACTTTGCGCAAGCACGTATGCGGGCAATAGAGGAAGGGCTGCCGGTTATCCGCTCAACCACCACTGGCATCAGCGGGGTGATCGATGCGGACGGCATCGTCCGTGCGTCTCTGGGCTCACGAAAAATGGATGCGCTGCACGGGTTCATCCCACCAGCAAAGCAGCCGACACTCTTCAGCCGGCTGGGCAACGTACTGGCCCTTTTATGGGCCGGATTTTTTCTCGCTTTGTCGTTGGTTGCCATGCGCCGGAGGCGCGGCTAG